CTTCCTCCTGGCGGGGTTTGGGGCGGAGCCCCAATAAAATCTTCCTTTCCAATTTCTTTTCCAAGAGTTAATGGACAGCCTCTCAGGAAAAAGAATGCGTACTGAAACGATCAATCATCCGGAATATCTTCGGCCCGCATGCCTACGACATGGTATCCCGCATCGACATGCAACACTTCGCCCGTCACGCCCCGTCCCATGGAGGAGAGCAAAAAAACGGCGGCTTCTGCCACTTCGGTGGTATCGACGTTGCGGCGCATGGGGGCATTGTCCCGGTTCCAATTGAGGATTTCCTTGAAGTCGCCGATGCCCGAAGCGGCCAGGGTTTTGATGGGACCTGCCGAGATGGCATTGACCCGGATCTGGCGGGGACCCAGATCCACGGCCAGATAGCGGACACTGGCTTCCAGGGCCGCCTTGGCCACGCCCATGACGTTATAATGGGGCATCACCCGTTCGGCTCCGAGATAGGAGAGGGTCAACACGCTGCCCCCTGCCGACATCAGGGGGGCCGCATGGCGGCACATGCTGACCAGTGAATAGACCGAGGTCTCCATGGCGATCCGAAATCCCTCGGCGGTGGTTTGGTAAAAATGTCCTTTCAGTTCTTCCTTGCGGGCGAAGGCCACCGAGTGAACCAGGTAGTCGATGCCGCCCCACTCTTCCCGCACCCGGGCGAAGACGGCCGCCATTTCCTCTTCGACCGTCACGTTGCAGGGCACGACAAATTGCGAGCCCAACCCGTCGGCCAGAGGCCGCACCCGTTTTTCCAGGGCACTGCCCAGATAGGTAAACCCCTGAATGGCCCCTTCCCGATGGCAGGCCTGGGCAATGCCCCAGGCAATACTCCGTTCATTGGCCACGCCGAATATCAAGCCCCGTTTTCCATCCAGAATGCCCATGCCCACCCTCATCCATCTGATGCAACCGTCCACCCTTCAGGCAGAGACCCCTGCCCAAACCTGGTCGAAAAATCAAACCGGGTATTCTATAGGCGTTGGCACTGATCATTCAACCTGAAACCTGCCAAAAGCGACCCGGGGGGCAACCCGGTCCCCTGGGCCAACACCTTGAACCGCTCACCCATGGCATCAGGCATGACCAGGCGTTGCACGGCACCTGGCAACTGTTTCTTGATTGCGGGCGGCACCTTGTCGCCTGCCAGCAATTTTTCCAGGCGGGTCAGAATACCCAACCCCATCAGAAACCATCCCTGACTCGTAAAACCCAAGGTTTCCAACCCGGAGGCCCTGCCCATTCTGGCCAGGGCCGAAAAATCCACATGGGCAGTCAAATCCATCTCCCCCGGAAAGGCCAGGGGATCATCCACCCGCTCATGGTGCCGATGACCGACCAGACGTCCGGCTGGCCGGTGCGGATGGTGGTATTCCCGTTCCGGATATCCGTAGTCAATAGTCAGGATCACACCCCGTCGCAGCATTTTGCCCAGACGCTGCATCCAGGCCTGCCCTTCCAGACCAAGCTCGGTGCGATACCCTGCCGTCACCTGCAATCCGCGTCGGGAAAAATAGTCCGGATCCACTGCCGGAGTCAGGGGAATTGTGACCGCCTGCCAGGCGTCACCCGTCCATGCGGCACCCAATTCGCGCCATCCGTCCGCCGTCATTTCCAACCAGTGGACCGGCAGGGCATCAAAAAATTCATTGGACAAAATGCCCCCCACCAACCCCTGCTCCAGAGAGGCCGATAACGACTCTAACGATGCCTGCCAGGAGACCTGACCCTGTGCACCGGCACGGGTCAGCATGCGTTCCTGCACGGCCTGAAAATCCGGGCTGCGTTCCACGATGACATAGTGCAAGGCACGGGCAAACCCTGGAATGTGTCTGGCGGTGGTCAACAAATCAACGGCCAGTTGTCCGGTTCCCGCCCCCAACTCCACCAGGTCGAACCGTTCCGGACAACCCAGAAGTTCCCACACCTCAAACCACTGCAAGGCCAGCAGTTCGCCAAAGAGGGAGGTCACCTCCGGGGCAGTCACAAAATCCCCACTCCGGCCAATGCGGGACCGCTGCTGCATGTAATATCCCTGTTCCGGATGGTACAGGGCCAATTCCATGAACCGGACAAACGGCAACGCACCCCCGGCCTCGGCTGCCGCACGCAGCAGGATTGTATGCATGGACTCAATCAAGAATACTACCTGGATTTGCGACCAAATTGAGGATTATTCATTTGCACTTCCCGGACATGCGCGTCAATCTCTTCAGCAGAAGGACCTGATAACCCTCTCACTTTCGAGGTACATTGGCCAAAATGCGGTCCACATGTTCAAGAAACCGCCCCACCAAAACAACAACCTGGTTCCGATCCATCTCATCCTCCAATTCAGGGCAGGAATCATAACGAAACATGGAGGCAAAATTAGTATATTCCATCAAAGGCATATATTCATCCGGAACCGTCGCACCATTCTGCTTCAAAAGAGAAGCCAGTTCGCCAAGATCATGTTTTTTTGGGAACTGCACATTCAGGATACTCAACCACGCCTTCACTCCTTTCTCGACGGCTTGCTGCACATGAAACCCGAAAATTTCCACATCAAACTGCATAGGATCCTGCATTCTCAGAAGGGCGCGGTAATCCTTGTCCGCCATACGCCGCAACATCTCTGACTGGTCTCCGGTGTTCATTGCATGAGCCACTTCAAAATAGTTTATAGCAGGTTGAAATTGGTGAAAACCGAGCCTGCGATATGTTGATTCCAAATGGTTCGCATGTTCCAGAAGCAGTCGATTTGAATTTATTGCAGGAGAC
The Magnetococcales bacterium DNA segment above includes these coding regions:
- a CDS encoding enoyl-ACP reductase, translated to MGILDGKRGLIFGVANERSIAWGIAQACHREGAIQGFTYLGSALEKRVRPLADGLGSQFVVPCNVTVEEEMAAVFARVREEWGGIDYLVHSVAFARKEELKGHFYQTTAEGFRIAMETSVYSLVSMCRHAAPLMSAGGSVLTLSYLGAERVMPHYNVMGVAKAALEASVRYLAVDLGPRQIRVNAISAGPIKTLAASGIGDFKEILNWNRDNAPMRRNVDTTEVAEAAVFLLSSMGRGVTGEVLHVDAGYHVVGMRAEDIPDD
- a CDS encoding SAM-dependent methyltransferase, whose protein sequence is MIESMHTILLRAAAEAGGALPFVRFMELALYHPEQGYYMQQRSRIGRSGDFVTAPEVTSLFGELLALQWFEVWELLGCPERFDLVELGAGTGQLAVDLLTTARHIPGFARALHYVIVERSPDFQAVQERMLTRAGAQGQVSWQASLESLSASLEQGLVGGILSNEFFDALPVHWLEMTADGWRELGAAWTGDAWQAVTIPLTPAVDPDYFSRRGLQVTAGYRTELGLEGQAWMQRLGKMLRRGVILTIDYGYPEREYHHPHRPAGRLVGHRHHERVDDPLAFPGEMDLTAHVDFSALARMGRASGLETLGFTSQGWFLMGLGILTRLEKLLAGDKVPPAIKKQLPGAVQRLVMPDAMGERFKVLAQGTGLPPGSLLAGFRLNDQCQRL
- a CDS encoding HEPN domain-containing protein, producing the protein MVPITPGFLKDSVVPMTPEILDAMVHVLVDAVQPEQIILFGSMARGEATADSDIDLLVVEKEGFSKERSRWRELVRIRELLAGFPMSKDILLYSHDEVMHWKDALNHVVAEAVREGVLLYESPAINSNRLLLEHANHLESTYRRLGFHQFQPAINYFEVAHAMNTGDQSEMLRRMADKDYRALLRMQDPMQFDVEIFGFHVQQAVEKGVKAWLSILNVQFPKKHDLGELASLLKQNGATVPDEYMPLMEYTNFASMFRYDSCPELEDEMDRNQVVVLVGRFLEHVDRILANVPRK